The genomic region CTGAAGACAATGTGGCGCGACAAACTTGAGTGGGCGCCAGAAGGTAATGGACATGAGCATACGCGCCATCATCGTCGACGATGAATCCCTGGCCCGCCGAGGCTTGGCAATGCGGCTGGCCCGCTTTGAAGATGTTGCCGTCGTTGCGCAATGCCAGAATGGCCGCGAAGCCTTGCATGCGATTGCCGAACAGCAGCCGGACCTGGTGTTTCTCGATATCCAGATGCCCGGCCTGAGCGGTTTCGATGTCGTACGCGCACTGCCCACCGATCAATTGCCGCTGATTGTTTTTGTCACGGCCTTCAATGAATACGCACTTGATGCCTTTGATATACACGCCATTGATTATGTGTTGAAACCGGCCGACGAACAGCGGCTGGAAAAAACTATCGAGCGGGTGCGTGCCCATCGGGCCCAACAAACGGCATTGGCCGACAAACAGCGGCTGATGCATTTCATTTCCGATATCACCGGTGAACAGTATCAGTCGGTTGATCAGGTATTGGAGCGGGCCGAAGCCGGGCAGCAATACCCAAGCCGCATCAGCGTCAAAGACCGGCAGGAAACCACGCTGGTCGATGTGCGGGATATCAGTTGGGTCGATGCCGCCGGTGATTACATGTGCCTGCATGTCGGTGAGCAAGTGCACATCATGCGCTGCACGATGAAAGAGTTGGAATCCTTGCTCGACCCGAACCTGTTCCAGCGCATCCACCGTTCCACGATCATCAATCTCGACCAAGTCGAGAAAATCATCAACCACACCAACGGCGAATATTTTCTGGCCATGAAAAACGGCGCGCGATTAAAGATGAGTCGTGGCTACAAAGATAAAATCAAACATTTCGCCTGAACATAAAAAATAAGATAGGTCCGAGTTCATTCG from Permianibacter aggregans harbors:
- a CDS encoding LytR/AlgR family response regulator transcription factor produces the protein MSIRAIIVDDESLARRGLAMRLARFEDVAVVAQCQNGREALHAIAEQQPDLVFLDIQMPGLSGFDVVRALPTDQLPLIVFVTAFNEYALDAFDIHAIDYVLKPADEQRLEKTIERVRAHRAQQTALADKQRLMHFISDITGEQYQSVDQVLERAEAGQQYPSRISVKDRQETTLVDVRDISWVDAAGDYMCLHVGEQVHIMRCTMKELESLLDPNLFQRIHRSTIINLDQVEKIINHTNGEYFLAMKNGARLKMSRGYKDKIKHFA